CATTTTTTATGGTTGGCAATATAGGCGAAGTTATTGAAAAGGCTAAAAAAATGTAGCTTAATCGGAGGAATGAGCATGTCTAAATTTCATTTAACTATAAATACACCAACACGTAAATTTTTTGAGGATGATGTAGACTCTGTTGTTGTTAAAACTTATGATGGAGAAATTGGTATATTGAAAGGCCATGAGCCTATAGTAATACCGGTAGAGGTAGGCCCTATTACTATCAGGAATGATGATAATGTGAAAAGGGCATACATTGCTGGTGGTTTCATGAATGTTATGGGTGATATAGTAGAAATATTTTCTGACGATGCCCTTTGGCCGGAAGAGATTGACACAAGGAGAGCAGAAGAAGCTAAAATGAGGGCGGAGGAACGGATGAGGGCAAAAAAGAGTCAGGAGGAGTTCATAAGAGCGAGGGCCGC
Above is a genomic segment from Calorimonas adulescens containing:
- the atpC gene encoding ATP synthase F1 subunit epsilon, producing MSKFHLTINTPTRKFFEDDVDSVVVKTYDGEIGILKGHEPIVIPVEVGPITIRNDDNVKRAYIAGGFMNVMGDIVEIFSDDALWPEEIDTRRAEEAKMRAEERMRAKKSQEEFIRARAALARAMARLEVAEKGQKAMR